One stretch of Oceanimonas pelagia DNA includes these proteins:
- a CDS encoding acyl-CoA dehydrogenase family protein, translating to MDFELNEEQRAFVALAGEFADKALAPFAAEWDRDHHFPVETLQQAGELGFCALYTPVEAGGLGLSRLDASLIFERLAMGCTSTTAFLTIHNMVTWMIASTAEKAVWEPWREGMISGCLLGSYCLTEPNAGSDAASLKTQAKKVGEDYELTGSKMFISGAGGTQVLVVMARTGGEGPGGISAFALNADSPGIEYGRPEDKMGWNSQPTRSVTFDGVRVPARQLLGREGEGFKLAMKGLDGGRINIASCSLGTAQQALNLACNYLQERRQFGRRLSEFQALQFTLADMATELVAARQLVRLAASRLDAGHADATTYCAMAKRFATDVGFRVCDQALQLYGGYGYIREYPLERHVRDTRVHRILEGTNEIMKLLIARRLLAEGGEL from the coding sequence ATGGATTTTGAACTGAATGAGGAGCAGCGGGCCTTTGTGGCGCTGGCGGGAGAATTTGCCGACAAGGCGCTGGCACCTTTTGCCGCAGAGTGGGACAGAGACCATCATTTTCCGGTGGAGACCCTGCAACAGGCCGGCGAGCTGGGCTTTTGCGCCCTTTATACCCCGGTAGAAGCCGGCGGCCTGGGATTATCAAGGCTGGATGCCAGCCTGATCTTTGAACGGCTGGCCATGGGCTGCACTTCTACCACCGCCTTTCTCACCATTCACAACATGGTCACCTGGATGATTGCCAGCACCGCAGAAAAAGCGGTCTGGGAGCCATGGCGGGAAGGCATGATCAGCGGCTGTTTGCTGGGCTCCTATTGCCTCACCGAGCCCAATGCCGGCTCCGATGCGGCATCCCTTAAAACTCAGGCGAAGAAGGTGGGTGAAGATTATGAACTGACCGGCAGCAAGATGTTTATCTCGGGGGCGGGCGGCACTCAGGTACTGGTGGTGATGGCCCGCACCGGTGGTGAGGGCCCCGGCGGCATTTCCGCCTTTGCCCTGAATGCCGACAGTCCCGGCATTGAGTACGGCCGGCCGGAAGACAAGATGGGCTGGAACAGTCAGCCTACCCGCAGTGTGACCTTTGACGGCGTGCGGGTGCCCGCCCGTCAGCTGCTGGGGCGGGAAGGAGAGGGCTTCAAGCTGGCCATGAAGGGGCTGGACGGCGGCCGCATCAATATCGCCAGCTGCTCGCTGGGCACGGCGCAACAGGCGCTGAACCTGGCGTGCAATTACCTGCAGGAGCGCCGTCAGTTTGGCCGCCGGCTTTCGGAGTTTCAGGCGCTGCAGTTCACCCTGGCCGACATGGCCACCGAGCTGGTGGCGGCCCGCCAGCTGGTACGACTGGCCGCCAGCCGGCTGGATGCCGGGCATGCCGACGCCACCACCTATTGCGCCATGGCCAAACGCTTTGCCACCGACGTGGGCTTTCGCGTTTGTGATCAGGCGCTGCAGCTGTACGGCGGTTACGGCTACATTCGGGAATATCCTCTCGAGCGCCATGTGCGCGACACCCGGGTGCACCGCATTCTGGAAGGCACCAATGAAATCATGAAACTGCTGATCGCCCGCCGGCTGCTGGCGGAAGGTGGTGAACTGTGA
- a CDS encoding enoyl-CoA hydratase → MGEPSVIDYQKQGRVALLTMNNPPANTWTVDSLNRLAALVDELNGDGDIRSLVLTGEGEKFFCAGAELSLFADGDKGKAHAMAQAFGRAFEALSEFRGLSVAAINGYAMGGGLEAALACDLRIAAERAVMGLPEARVGLLPCAGGTQLLPHLVGEAWAKRLILCGERLKAEQALHIGLVEEVMPKSELLARAMALADSAGRQSPGSVAVCKTLIQSARQRPLNEGRVRERDAFMALFDTEDQREGVNAFLEKREPTWRNR, encoded by the coding sequence ATGGGGGAACCAAGCGTGATTGATTATCAAAAACAAGGGCGAGTGGCATTGTTAACCATGAACAATCCGCCGGCGAATACCTGGACGGTGGACAGCCTCAACCGGCTGGCGGCGTTGGTGGATGAGCTGAACGGTGACGGCGATATTCGCAGCCTGGTGCTCACCGGTGAGGGCGAGAAGTTTTTCTGTGCCGGGGCCGAGCTCAGTCTGTTTGCCGATGGCGACAAGGGCAAGGCCCATGCCATGGCCCAGGCCTTTGGCCGGGCCTTTGAGGCCCTAAGCGAGTTTCGTGGTCTGTCGGTGGCGGCCATTAACGGCTATGCCATGGGCGGCGGGCTGGAAGCGGCGCTGGCCTGTGATCTGCGCATTGCCGCCGAGCGGGCGGTAATGGGCCTGCCCGAGGCCAGGGTGGGACTGCTGCCCTGCGCCGGCGGCACCCAGCTGTTGCCCCATCTGGTGGGTGAAGCCTGGGCCAAGCGGCTGATTTTATGCGGCGAGCGGCTGAAGGCCGAACAGGCATTGCATATTGGTCTGGTGGAAGAAGTGATGCCCAAGAGTGAGCTGCTGGCCCGGGCGATGGCGCTGGCCGACAGTGCCGGGCGGCAAAGTCCTGGCTCGGTGGCCGTTTGCAAGACATTGATTCAGTCGGCCCGGCAGCGGCCGCTGAACGAAGGCAGAGTAAGGGAGCGGGACGCCTTTATGGCGCTGTTCGATACCGAGGATCAGCGAGAAGGGGTTAATGCCTTTCTGGAAAAGCGCGAGCCCACATGGCGTAACCGGTAG
- a CDS encoding enoyl-CoA hydratase/isomerase family protein: MSVITDKLPTADGRYIGRLVLEREAQLNALTLEMIETMLATLQGWQQDDSVAAVVLEGAGDRAFCAGGDVVGLNNAITDARAGCADREFGPVPAPAARFFEREYRLDFLLHTFDKPVLCVGAGIVMGGGMGLFTAAGQRIVTEHSRLAMPEVTIALYPDVGGSWFLNRLPPGLGEFIALTGCSLNAADSLWLGLSNRFVAKDKLSELWPRLRQDSGGPAEVLRELEAESATQLAGLDSPLRRHQDLIRRLMDKDSLADKVSAILEADMHDAWFTRAQQTLAAGSPLAMAVIHRQLVRCRHSSLAQVFQAELDLSVQLCRFREFAEGVRARLIDKDNAPDWTFVSLNEVDPALLDTLFTSPWGLSPLADLK; this comes from the coding sequence ATGAGTGTCATTACAGACAAATTGCCCACCGCCGATGGCCGTTATATCGGCCGGCTGGTGCTGGAGCGGGAAGCTCAGCTCAATGCGCTGACACTGGAGATGATTGAAACCATGCTGGCGACCCTGCAGGGCTGGCAGCAGGACGACAGTGTGGCGGCCGTGGTGCTGGAAGGGGCCGGTGACAGAGCCTTTTGTGCCGGCGGCGATGTGGTGGGGCTGAATAACGCCATTACCGACGCCCGGGCCGGTTGCGCTGACCGTGAGTTTGGTCCGGTGCCGGCCCCGGCGGCGCGCTTTTTTGAACGGGAATACCGGCTCGACTTTCTGCTGCATACCTTTGACAAGCCGGTACTTTGTGTGGGAGCCGGCATTGTGATGGGGGGCGGCATGGGGCTGTTTACGGCGGCCGGTCAGCGCATCGTCACCGAGCACAGCCGGCTGGCCATGCCCGAGGTCACCATAGCGCTCTATCCGGACGTGGGCGGCAGCTGGTTCCTTAACCGGTTGCCACCGGGGCTGGGGGAGTTTATCGCCCTCACCGGCTGCTCCCTGAACGCCGCAGACAGCCTGTGGCTGGGGCTGTCCAACCGTTTTGTGGCCAAAGACAAGCTGAGTGAACTCTGGCCTCGCCTGCGGCAGGACAGCGGCGGCCCTGCAGAGGTGCTCAGAGAACTGGAAGCCGAGTCGGCCACTCAACTTGCCGGGCTCGATTCGCCCCTGCGCCGGCATCAGGATTTGATCCGCCGGCTGATGGACAAGGACAGCCTGGCCGACAAGGTCTCGGCCATACTTGAGGCAGACATGCACGACGCCTGGTTTACACGCGCCCAGCAAACCCTGGCGGCAGGCAGCCCCCTGGCCATGGCGGTGATCCACCGGCAACTGGTCCGCTGCCGGCATTCGTCGCTGGCGCAGGTGTTTCAGGCCGAGCTGGATCTGTCGGTGCAGCTTTGCCGTTTTCGGGAATTTGCCGAGGGCGTGCGCGCCCGGCTGATTGACAAGGACAACGCCCCCGACTGGACCTTTGTCAGCCTGAACGAAGTGGATCCGGCCCTGCTCGATACCCTGTTCACGTCCCCCTGGGGCCTGAGCCCGCTCGCGGATCTCAAATAG
- the mmsB gene encoding 3-hydroxyisobutyrate dehydrogenase, whose amino-acid sequence MATIAFIGLGNMGTPMTANLVRAGHRVQAFDLQPEAVSRVAALGAIPETTANAAAKHAAVVISMLQSGEQVQGLYGGDDGLFGHLAPGTLVIDCSTIEAGIAQSLARVAAGYGLDFVDAPVSGGVAGAEAGSLTFIVGGSEDQFTRAAPVLAHMGKKVLHAGPHGAGQVAKACNNLLLAAQMAASCEALNLGLEHGLDAAVLSEIIHQSSGNNWVMEHYNPVPGVMANVPASREYLGGFQVNLMCKDLNLAMSLSQASGSPVPMGSAARALFSLHQVAGHGGLDFSSLFRLYRKPEGDE is encoded by the coding sequence ATGGCAACCATCGCATTTATCGGCCTGGGCAACATGGGCACCCCCATGACCGCCAATCTGGTCAGGGCCGGACACCGGGTGCAGGCCTTTGATCTGCAGCCCGAGGCGGTCAGCCGGGTTGCGGCCCTGGGGGCCATTCCCGAAACCACTGCCAACGCCGCCGCCAAACACGCGGCCGTGGTGATCTCCATGCTGCAAAGCGGTGAACAGGTGCAGGGGCTGTACGGGGGCGACGATGGTCTCTTTGGCCACCTGGCGCCGGGTACCCTGGTAATCGACTGCTCCACCATTGAGGCCGGCATTGCACAGAGCCTGGCCAGGGTGGCCGCGGGTTATGGTCTGGATTTTGTCGATGCGCCCGTGTCCGGTGGCGTGGCCGGGGCCGAGGCCGGTAGTCTGACCTTTATCGTGGGCGGCAGCGAGGATCAGTTCACCCGGGCGGCTCCCGTGCTGGCGCACATGGGCAAAAAGGTGCTGCATGCCGGCCCTCACGGCGCCGGTCAGGTGGCCAAGGCCTGCAACAACCTGCTGCTGGCGGCGCAGATGGCGGCCAGCTGCGAGGCCCTCAACCTGGGGCTGGAGCACGGCCTGGATGCGGCGGTGCTGTCGGAGATCATTCACCAGAGTTCGGGCAACAACTGGGTGATGGAGCACTACAATCCGGTGCCCGGGGTCATGGCGAACGTGCCTGCCAGCCGTGAGTATCTGGGCGGTTTTCAGGTCAACCTGATGTGCAAGGATCTCAATCTGGCCATGAGCCTGAGCCAGGCCAGCGGCTCGCCGGTGCCCATGGGCTCGGCCGCCCGGGCGCTGTTCAGCCTGCATCAGGTAGCGGGCCATGGCGGCCTCGACTTTTCCAGCCTGTTTCGGCTCTACCGCAAACCCGAAGGAGACGAGTGA
- a CDS encoding SDR family NAD(P)-dependent oxidoreductase, whose amino-acid sequence MDIRNKVVVITGAGRGLGRAMAHHLARQGAALALLDTHERDLAKSGEMVAATGARVAVHLCDVADEAQVSDCFGHIVRELGGLDVLVNNAGLLRDALLVKLEDGKVSRKMSLSDWQHVLDVNLTGTFLCGREAAAIMAERGQGGLIVNMSSVARAGNAGQSSYAASKAGVAALVVCWAGELARFGIRVAGIAPGVIATEMTAQMKPEAMARLTQRIPTGRLAEVDELVHSLQYVIENDYFHGRLLEMDGGLRL is encoded by the coding sequence ATGGACATCAGGAACAAGGTAGTGGTGATTACCGGCGCCGGTCGCGGTCTGGGCCGGGCCATGGCCCATCACCTGGCCCGGCAGGGGGCGGCTCTGGCATTGCTCGACACCCATGAGCGGGATCTGGCCAAAAGCGGCGAAATGGTGGCCGCCACCGGCGCCCGGGTGGCGGTGCATTTGTGCGACGTGGCCGATGAGGCTCAGGTCTCCGACTGCTTTGGCCATATTGTGCGCGAACTGGGCGGCCTGGATGTGCTGGTTAACAACGCCGGCCTGTTGCGTGATGCCTTGCTGGTAAAGCTGGAAGATGGCAAGGTCAGCCGCAAAATGAGTCTGTCGGACTGGCAGCACGTGCTCGACGTCAACCTCACCGGGACCTTTCTCTGTGGCCGGGAGGCGGCGGCCATCATGGCCGAACGGGGTCAGGGCGGGTTGATTGTGAATATGTCCTCGGTGGCCCGGGCCGGCAATGCGGGCCAGAGCAGCTATGCTGCCAGCAAGGCCGGGGTGGCGGCGCTGGTGGTGTGCTGGGCCGGTGAGCTGGCCCGCTTTGGCATTCGGGTGGCGGGCATTGCCCCCGGAGTGATCGCCACCGAAATGACCGCGCAAATGAAACCCGAGGCCATGGCGCGTCTCACTCAGCGCATTCCTACCGGCCGGCTGGCGGAGGTGGATGAACTGGTGCACAGCCTGCAATACGTGATTGAAAACGACTATTTTCATGGTCGTCTGCTGGAAATGGACGGTGGCCTGCGGCTGTAA
- a CDS encoding electron transfer flavoprotein-ubiquinone oxidoreductase: MARESMEFDVVIVGAGPAGLAAACGLMQRAQQTGLELSVCVLEKGAEVGAHLLSGALLDTHALNELFPDWRKRGAPVTIPVTREHFYMLSSPQGGLELPAFMMPRSLHNQGGHIVSLGKLCRWLAQQAESLGVAVFPGFAAVEALFDKQGAVCGVLTGDMGVAADGTPKSGHVPGMALRAKYTLFAEGSRGHIGKSLIDRFALDRGRDPQHYAIGFKELWRLAPERHHPGLVVHGGGWPLGQNGGGFFLYHGDDGLASVGLIVDLNYRNPHLDPFWEFQRLKHHPLLARHLWDGKRLAWGARALTKGGLNSLPQMILPGALLLGCDAGTLNGARIKGIHTAMKSGLLAAEALVPALAAGRRGDRLNEFEELMQDSWLHTELKRARHFVPALHKFGPWAGGALNWLSQNLLGGRLPFALHDRRPDHAALKPAADCPAIPYPRADGVLAFDRMSSVHLASTGHDEDQPCHLRLTDPALPLRDNLPRYDEPAQRYCPAGVYEVVKEAGQPAFRINAANCVHCKTCDIKDPAQNITWVPPEGGSGPNYSGM; encoded by the coding sequence ATGGCACGGGAGTCGATGGAGTTTGATGTGGTGATTGTGGGCGCCGGCCCTGCAGGACTGGCGGCGGCCTGCGGCCTGATGCAGCGGGCACAACAGACCGGGCTTGAGCTCAGCGTGTGTGTGCTGGAAAAGGGGGCCGAGGTGGGCGCCCACCTGCTCTCCGGTGCCCTGCTCGACACTCACGCCCTGAACGAGCTGTTTCCCGACTGGCGCAAGCGGGGGGCGCCGGTCACCATTCCGGTCACTCGGGAGCACTTCTATATGCTGAGCAGTCCTCAGGGCGGCCTGGAGCTGCCCGCCTTTATGATGCCCCGTTCGCTGCACAACCAGGGCGGCCATATCGTCAGCCTGGGCAAACTGTGCCGCTGGCTGGCACAACAGGCCGAAAGTCTGGGAGTGGCGGTGTTTCCCGGCTTTGCCGCTGTTGAAGCCCTGTTCGACAAACAGGGCGCCGTGTGCGGTGTGCTCACCGGCGACATGGGCGTGGCGGCGGATGGCACCCCCAAATCCGGCCATGTGCCGGGCATGGCGCTGCGCGCCAAATATACCCTGTTTGCCGAAGGCAGCCGGGGCCATATCGGCAAAAGCCTGATCGACCGCTTTGCCCTGGACCGGGGCCGGGATCCCCAGCATTACGCCATTGGCTTCAAGGAGCTGTGGCGGCTGGCTCCGGAGCGCCATCACCCCGGCCTGGTGGTGCACGGCGGCGGCTGGCCACTGGGGCAAAACGGCGGCGGCTTTTTTCTCTATCACGGCGACGATGGCCTGGCCTCGGTGGGGCTGATTGTCGATCTCAATTACCGGAATCCGCATCTGGACCCCTTCTGGGAGTTTCAGCGGCTCAAGCACCATCCACTGCTGGCCCGCCACCTGTGGGACGGCAAGCGGCTGGCCTGGGGGGCCCGGGCGCTGACCAAGGGCGGGCTCAACTCCCTGCCGCAGATGATCCTGCCCGGCGCCCTGCTGCTGGGCTGCGATGCCGGCACCCTCAACGGCGCCCGCATCAAGGGCATTCACACCGCCATGAAATCGGGCCTGCTGGCCGCCGAGGCACTGGTGCCGGCACTGGCGGCGGGCCGGCGCGGCGACCGGCTGAACGAATTTGAGGAATTAATGCAAGACAGCTGGCTGCACACCGAACTGAAACGAGCCCGGCACTTTGTTCCTGCACTGCACAAGTTCGGCCCCTGGGCCGGGGGCGCACTGAACTGGCTGAGCCAGAATCTGCTGGGGGGCCGGCTGCCCTTTGCACTCCACGACCGCCGGCCGGATCACGCCGCCCTGAAGCCGGCGGCGGACTGCCCTGCCATTCCCTATCCCAGAGCCGACGGCGTGCTGGCCTTTGATCGCATGTCGTCGGTGCACCTGGCCAGCACCGGCCACGATGAGGATCAACCCTGCCACCTGCGCCTTACCGATCCGGCCCTGCCGCTGCGCGACAACCTGCCCCGCTATGATGAGCCGGCCCAGCGTTACTGCCCCGCCGGGGTCTATGAGGTGGTGAAAGAGGCGGGCCAGCCGGCGTTTCGTATTAACGCCGCCAACTGTGTGCACTGCAAAACCTGCGACATCAAGGATCCGGCCCAGAATATCACCTGGGTGCCGCCGGAAGGGGGTAGCGGACCCAATTACTCGGGCATGTAA
- a CDS encoding electron transfer flavoprotein subunit beta/FixA family protein: protein MKVLVTVKRVIDYHVRVRVRADGSDVELGNVKMAANPFCEIAVEEAVRMKEKGWVSDIVAVSIGPAEAGEQLRAALALGADRAILVETAEPAEPLSVARLLAALCERERPELVLMGKQSIDTDHNQAGQMLAALNGWPQATFASAIERDGNELRVTREVDGGLRTQGLVPPAVITTDLRLNEPRFASLPNIMKARQKPLETLTPDELGVTLERHVRLLGVSEPPARKAGIRVADVAELVNKLKHEAKVIP, encoded by the coding sequence ATGAAAGTACTGGTGACGGTCAAACGGGTAATCGACTATCACGTTCGGGTTCGCGTGCGCGCCGACGGCAGCGATGTGGAGCTGGGCAACGTCAAGATGGCGGCCAACCCCTTTTGCGAGATTGCGGTGGAAGAGGCGGTGCGCATGAAGGAAAAGGGCTGGGTGTCGGACATCGTGGCAGTAAGCATAGGCCCGGCCGAGGCCGGCGAACAACTGCGTGCGGCCCTGGCACTGGGAGCCGATCGGGCCATTCTGGTGGAAACCGCCGAGCCCGCCGAGCCGCTCAGCGTGGCCCGGTTGCTGGCGGCGCTGTGCGAGCGGGAAAGGCCCGAGCTGGTGCTGATGGGCAAGCAGTCCATCGATACCGATCACAATCAGGCCGGGCAGATGCTGGCGGCGCTCAATGGCTGGCCCCAGGCCACCTTTGCTTCGGCCATTGAGCGGGACGGCAACGAGCTGCGGGTGACCCGGGAAGTGGATGGCGGCCTGCGCACGCAGGGCCTTGTGCCGCCGGCGGTGATCACCACGGATCTGCGGCTGAACGAGCCCCGTTTTGCCTCCCTGCCCAATATCATGAAGGCCCGGCAAAAGCCGCTGGAAACGCTGACGCCCGACGAGCTGGGGGTGACGCTTGAGCGGCATGTGCGCCTGCTGGGGGTAAGTGAGCCGCCGGCGCGCAAGGCCGGCATACGGGTGGCCGATGTGGCCGAGCTGGTGAATAAACTGAAGCATGAAGCCAAGGTGATCCCATGA
- a CDS encoding electron transfer flavoprotein subunit alpha/FixB family protein translates to MSILVIAEHDNAILNANTAKVLGAASRLNAGVHLLVMGHDCAAVSEQGRKLAGVSRVLLADDSLYQHQLAEPCAALVSRLAPQYRHVLAPASTFGKDVLPRAAALLGVGLVADVVAVESEDTFVRPIYAGNALARVQSLDPVTLLTVRPTAFEPVEQNESHAELATVATVAAVAVDNSSRFVRDELSMSERPELTSARVVVSGGRGLGSKEQFALLEQLADKLGAAVGASRAAVDAGLADNDQQVGQTGKIVAPELYIAVGISGAIQHLAGIKDAKIIVAINKDEDAPIFEVADYGLVADLFEALPELIDKL, encoded by the coding sequence ATGAGCATACTGGTGATAGCCGAACACGATAACGCCATCCTGAACGCCAATACCGCGAAAGTGCTGGGTGCGGCGAGCCGGCTGAATGCCGGGGTACACCTGCTGGTGATGGGTCATGACTGTGCCGCCGTCAGTGAGCAGGGCAGGAAGCTGGCCGGCGTGAGCAGAGTTCTGCTGGCGGACGACAGCCTCTACCAGCACCAGCTGGCCGAACCCTGTGCGGCCCTGGTGTCGCGCCTGGCCCCGCAATACCGGCATGTGCTGGCGCCGGCCTCCACCTTTGGCAAGGATGTGCTGCCCCGGGCCGCCGCCCTGCTGGGCGTGGGGCTGGTGGCGGACGTGGTGGCCGTGGAAAGCGAGGATACCTTTGTGCGGCCTATTTATGCGGGCAATGCCCTGGCCCGGGTGCAGTCACTGGATCCGGTGACCCTGCTCACCGTACGTCCCACCGCCTTTGAGCCGGTGGAGCAGAACGAGTCTCATGCGGAGCTGGCGACGGTGGCGACGGTGGCGGCGGTGGCGGTGGACAACAGCAGCCGCTTTGTGCGCGACGAGCTGAGCATGAGTGAACGCCCCGAGCTGACCTCGGCCCGGGTGGTGGTGTCCGGCGGCCGGGGGCTGGGCAGCAAGGAGCAGTTTGCGCTGCTGGAGCAATTGGCCGACAAGCTGGGAGCGGCGGTTGGCGCCAGCCGGGCGGCGGTGGATGCGGGCCTGGCCGACAACGATCAGCAGGTGGGCCAGACCGGCAAAATCGTGGCGCCGGAGCTGTATATTGCCGTGGGAATTTCCGGGGCCATTCAGCACCTGGCCGGCATCAAGGATGCCAAAATCATCGTGGCCATCAACAAGGACGAAGACGCCCCCATCTTTGAGGTGGCCGACTACGGTCTGGTGGCGGACTTGTTTGAGGCGCTGCCCGAGCTGATTGACAAGCTCTGA
- the tenA gene encoding thiaminase II, with amino-acid sequence MSFTFNELKNSCEHNWRAYREHEFVRRLGRGTLAPEAFRHYLKQDYLFLIQFGRAFALAAYKSPTLADLRHAKAGLDAIIDLELGLHIDYCNQWGIGEQELAGLPEARATLAYTRYVLDTGNRGDLLDLHVALAPCLVGYAEIARWLVEQPGTVRGEANPYEAWIAMYESAEFQAAAQAEIAWLNERLAEVPPSRFNQLCRIFDDATRLEIDFWEMGLEQKM; translated from the coding sequence ATGAGCTTTACTTTCAATGAGTTGAAAAACAGTTGCGAGCACAACTGGCGCGCCTACCGGGAACACGAGTTTGTGCGGCGGCTGGGCAGGGGCACCCTGGCCCCCGAGGCCTTTCGCCATTACCTGAAGCAGGATTACCTGTTTCTGATCCAGTTCGGCCGTGCCTTTGCCCTGGCCGCCTACAAGAGCCCGACCCTGGCCGACCTGCGCCATGCCAAGGCCGGCCTGGACGCCATTATCGATCTGGAGCTGGGCCTGCATATCGACTACTGCAATCAGTGGGGCATCGGCGAGCAGGAGCTGGCCGGGCTGCCGGAAGCCCGCGCCACCCTGGCCTACACCCGCTATGTGCTGGACACCGGCAACCGGGGCGACCTGCTCGATCTGCACGTGGCCCTGGCCCCCTGCCTGGTGGGCTATGCCGAGATCGCCCGCTGGCTGGTGGAGCAGCCCGGCACGGTGCGCGGCGAGGCCAACCCCTATGAGGCCTGGATTGCCATGTATGAAAGCGCCGAGTTCCAGGCCGCCGCCCAGGCCGAAATCGCCTGGCTGAATGAGCGTCTGGCGGAGGTGCCACCGTCGCGTTTTAACCAGCTGTGCCGCATTTTCGATGACGCCACCCGGCTGGAAATCGACTTCTGGGAGATGGGATTAGAGCAGAAAATGTAA
- the pyrG gene encoding glutamine hydrolyzing CTP synthase: MTTKYIFVTGGVVSSLGKGIAAASLAAILEARGLNVTIMKLDPYINVDPGTMSPTQHGEVFVTDDGAETDLDLGHYERFIRTKMTRRNNFTSGRVYADVLRKERRGDYLGATIQVIPHITNAIKDRVIAGAEGHQVAIVEIGGTVGDIESLPFLEAIRQLAVEVGRENTLFMHLTLVPYMAAAGEVKTKPTQHSVKELLSIGIQPDILICRSDRVIPANERGKIALFCNVSDKAVISLKDVDSIYKIPALLKSQGLDELVVKRFGLDCPPADLSEWEQVIYEEANPVGEVTIGMVGKYVELPDAYKSVNEALKHGGLKSRLTVNIKYIDSQDLESKGVSLLEGLDAILVPGGFGERGVEGKIMAARYARENRVPYLGICLGMQVALIEYARNVAGLEGAHSTEFDPKSPYPVVGLITEWVDEEGNVEVRDEESDLGGTMRLGAQLCHLEPGSKVHALYGSDTIYERHRHRYEVNNRLLPQIEAAGLKVTGRSADKKLVEIIENPDHPWFVAAQFHPEFTSTPRDGHGLFAGFVKAAGQYQQGELE, from the coding sequence ATGACGACTAAATATATTTTTGTTACTGGCGGGGTGGTCTCCTCCCTGGGCAAAGGCATTGCAGCCGCCTCATTGGCCGCCATCCTCGAAGCCCGCGGTCTTAATGTGACCATCATGAAGCTGGATCCCTACATCAACGTGGATCCGGGCACCATGAGCCCCACCCAGCACGGTGAAGTCTTCGTGACCGACGACGGCGCCGAAACCGACCTGGACCTGGGCCACTACGAGCGTTTCATTCGCACCAAAATGACTCGCCGCAACAACTTCACCTCCGGCCGGGTATACGCGGATGTGCTGCGCAAGGAACGACGCGGCGACTATCTGGGTGCCACCATTCAGGTGATTCCGCACATTACCAACGCCATCAAGGACCGGGTGATCGCCGGTGCCGAAGGCCATCAGGTGGCCATCGTGGAAATCGGCGGCACCGTGGGCGACATCGAGTCGCTGCCGTTCCTGGAAGCCATTCGTCAGCTGGCGGTGGAAGTGGGCCGGGAAAACACCCTGTTCATGCACCTGACCCTGGTGCCCTACATGGCCGCCGCCGGCGAGGTGAAAACCAAGCCGACCCAGCACTCGGTGAAAGAGCTGCTGTCCATCGGCATTCAGCCCGATATTCTGATCTGCCGCTCCGACCGGGTCATTCCGGCCAACGAGCGCGGCAAGATCGCCCTGTTCTGCAACGTGTCCGACAAGGCGGTGATTTCGCTCAAGGACGTCGACTCCATCTACAAGATTCCGGCCCTGCTCAAGTCTCAGGGCCTGGACGAGCTGGTGGTCAAGCGCTTTGGCCTGGACTGCCCGCCGGCGGATCTGTCCGAGTGGGAGCAGGTGATCTACGAAGAAGCCAATCCGGTGGGCGAAGTGACCATCGGCATGGTGGGTAAATACGTTGAGCTGCCCGATGCCTACAAGTCGGTGAACGAGGCGCTCAAGCACGGTGGCCTGAAGAGCCGGCTGACCGTCAACATCAAATACATCGACTCCCAGGATCTGGAAAGCAAGGGCGTGAGCCTGCTGGAAGGTCTGGACGCCATTCTGGTACCCGGCGGCTTTGGCGAGCGCGGCGTGGAGGGCAAGATCATGGCCGCCCGTTATGCCCGCGAGAACCGGGTGCCCTACCTGGGCATTTGCCTGGGCATGCAGGTGGCGCTGATTGAATACGCCCGCAACGTGGCTGGTCTGGAAGGCGCCCACTCCACCGAGTTCGATCCCAAGAGCCCCTATCCGGTGGTGGGCCTGATCACCGAGTGGGTGGATGAAGAAGGCAACGTGGAAGTGCGTGACGAAGAGTCCGATCTGGGGGGCACCATGCGCCTGGGCGCTCAGCTTTGCCATCTGGAGCCTGGTTCCAAGGTGCACGCCCTGTATGGCTCCGACACCATTTATGAGCGTCATCGCCATCGTTATGAGGTGAACAACCGCCTGTTGCCGCAAATCGAGGCGGCGGGCCTGAAGGTGACCGGTCGCTCTGCCGACAAGAAGCTGGTGGAGATCATCGAAAACCCGGATCACCCCTGGTTCGTGGCGGCCCAGTTCCACCCCGAATTCACCTCCACCCCCCGCGACGGCCACGGCCTGTTTGCCGGTTTCGTCAAGGCGGCCGGCCAGTACCAGCAGGGAGAGCTGGAGTAA